CGAGCTCACCGAAGCCGCCCAACAAATAAGCACCCTCCTCGCCGAACTCACCGAAACAGATTCCCCCGACAGCATACTGCAGGCCTACTACAGCCATGTGCGTCAGGGCGTACAGCCCGAAGACGAGCGAAAAGCCGAGCTCTTCCGTCTCCTGCAACACTTCGAACCCGCCGAAATCCCCTTCATGATCCGCGGCTACCGGATTGAAGACTTCGAGTAGATAAAACTTTTTAGCAGTACAAAGCACAAGGCATGCTTATGACCATGAAACAGTAAACTGTCGGTTTCTGGCTGACCGGATAGTTGTGCTTTTTTGATTGTCTTCAAAGGTTTGTGTAAAATAATAGATAGGAACAACCTTTTTTTGCAGGAGTTCGATATTATTCCTGTTTCAAATAATTTCCACTAAAAACTTTGGTATTGTTCTCCATGCCTGCATTTGCGAAAAACTTTCTATCCAACTTTTCCCTGTTTCTTTTTGTGGTGAGCCTTAGCGCTATCCCCTGTGCAGCGGCCACCTTAAGCGAACCCCCGGACGAAATCCGGATCACATTGCAGCCACAGAAAGGCTTCGGAGGGTTGATGCCCATCTCGGGAATATTAAGACCAACTCCGGAGTCAAACCCATGGGCTGTTTCGTATCCCCAACCCGAGGCTATTCCGGAGAAGCTGCGCGATAAAGAGTACCACGTGATGCACATGACGCATGATTTCGTGCAGCATGCCTGGCAGTCCTACACTTCCGGTGCGCTTGACTCCGCTTTTGTGCACCGCGCCCTCAACAACTGGGGGACCAACCCGGCAGACCTCACCGATCAGTATCTCAATCTCCACACAGTTATTCTTGTTTGGGAAGACGAGGCGGGTGACACTTTCCTTATGCACAGCAATCAGCCACCTTATTCCTTTGAAAATGCCGAAATATTTCAGGTGCCAGTCTTCGGAATGTCAGATCAGGAGTCTGCGCCTTTGAGCCTGCCCGTGACTTTTGAAATCTTCAGAAACGGAATTGTGCAAGAAATGGAAAGCTTCATAAGGTTTAATATTCCGGAAGATTTTCAGATGCCGGGTTTTGAAGGTGTGCCCCTGTTTTACGGGTATTATCAGCATCATCTTGGCTCGTTCGAATTCAAGGGGGAAGTCTGGGAGGCTGCCCTACACAATAATTTTATGAGTCCCGTTTTTGCCGCCGAGAGTGATATTGTTCAGGTCCGTCGGGAGGGAGAGGCTTGGAGTAGCGAAATCAAACCCGGGCAGTTTGCCGACCTGAACGGGGAGTTCTGGCAGTTCACAGATGCTGCGTTCGACGGTTCCGAAATCCTGCTCCGCCAAATGCCGGCCTTCGCTGAGCTGCGCGGCACACAGATAGGCCTCCGGGCACTGCCGTTTGAGCAGGAATCGGTAGAGGGCGAACTGATCTCGCTGGATGACGAACTCGGTAACTGGGTTTTCCTTGACTTTTGGGGAACTTGGTGCGGACCCTGCATCGCCGAAATGCCCTACCTCATTGAGGCCTGGCGCCTGTTCGAAGGCCCGGGCTTTCAGTTTATCGGTATCGCAAACGACAGCCGCGAAACCCTCGCGCGCTTTTCCGAAGAATGGGGCATCACATGGCCGCAACTCATCAGTCACGGCTCCGAGAGCAACGCCCTCAACGAGCTGTACGGTATCCGCGCCTGGCCCACAACCATGCTGATAGATCCGGAGGGCGTCATCGTGCAGCAATCCGTTCGCGGCTTCAGCCTGGAGACCAGGCTTGCAGCGGAGCTGGGATTCGACGGCGAACGCGCCGACCGCCTGCGCGAGGGCGAGGTACTGGTTGAAATCCCCGAGGCACTCATTTCAAGCTTCCTCGCCGAAACAAACGGCGCGGATAGCGACGAAGCACTCTCCAAAACTATCACGGTAGAAGTGCAGGGAGGCGGTTTACCCTTTCAGAGCCGAATCCCGCTGTATCAGCACAACGGGAGCTGGGTGCGCGGCCTCACGACCGATCCTGAGCGTTTCGCTGAAACCGGTAAAGATGCCCTCGAATTGCGCATTTTCATAAACGGCGAAGCCGCCAACCTCCCGCTTCTGCAACGTTTCGAACATGAAGAAGACGGGGTTCGCTACCGCTACGAGCTGCGGTAAGCGCCGCGATGCCCACGTGACCCTGCCTTATGACTTCCCGGGCAGGTCTTCACTTGTTTTTTTGGGGAAAATTCCGAGAGCATCACGGTCTTTCGTGGCAGATCAGCGCTCCCAAATCATAATTTGAATCCCTTGCTTTTTTTGGGAAGGGCGGCAGATTACGCTTCACAGCCCGAACGCATTATTTCCAAAGCATCCGCAGGGAGCAAAGACGCAGATGTGACAGCTGATTCGATCAGACCTGATGAGCTGAAATACAGCTTCAACGCCGCCAGTGGGCTAATTTCACTTCGTGGGAATCGCTACGCTGGGTGTGCCGTCTTTACACCACACCTAAATTTAGCCTGCCTTATTTTTGTGCTAAGCCAAACATAATCTGATGTTTAGCAAATAGATTCTGTTTAATGGTGAATAATGCGGGTTAATAAGGTGGCACAGCCGGACCATCGTAACTGCAGGTTCCGGTTCTGGGGGAATTAAAAAGCTGACTTTCGCCATAATCGCTTTCCGCTTTGCCTGCGTTGTGTGCATCGCACAGGGTCACAAATTCGCCATTCTCATAAAGGGCTTCCAAATCAAGCCATCCGCTTGGCTTGCCACACTTGTCACAGGGCACGTCAGGCATATTATTACGGGCCAAAAGGTAAACCGGGTTGTTTGAAAGCGGTGTTCCATTTCGCGATCCAACCATTTTAACTTTCAGCTCCGTTGTTGATCCGAAATCATAGGCATAAAACAACTCGGTATCCGGTTCAAAAATCTTATACGCTTTTGAACTCATGGGAATTTTGTTACCATAATAGCTTCCGTGGCAAAATTGACTGAGATGACCACAGCATTCCAGCCAAATCTGCCGCAGGTAAAAATCCAGATCCTTAAGCGTTGCTGCGCTTTTGACTTCCAGATACAGCCAGAACTCAGAAGTGTAGGGATAGTATGCCATAAGCTGAATAAGGTTCATGCTTGGTTTGGACGTCGCATTCCGTTCTTTATTTTGCAAGGCACGTTTCTTACAGCTATCGAGATGTTTCAGCATACCTGCACGCGTCATTTCTTTGCCGCAAAACGAGCAGGCGCCTTTGGTTCTTTTTGCAGGGGGCATTTGAAAAGGGTTTTTGGGGTGAAAGTTTGCACATTCGGATGATTGCAGGGTCATGGAAGATACAGGAAAAGTCCTGTATGTTATGTCGGAAATTTTCAGCACAGGAACCACAGGCCGGTTTTCCCTCGCTTTAGCTGATGAACGCCCCAGCGATTGCGCCGCTGAAAAATGCATCTGCCACCTTCACCGTCTTTCCGCAACATTGGCCTAAAATGCGTATTTTTGTATGCATTATGATCCCAGGCAACATATAACTCAGGCAGCTCCTACCCATGAAACTATTCCTCAAAATATTTGGCGCATTCATCGCGCTTATTGCCGTTTTTTTAATAGCGTTGAGCTTTTATCTCACCGATGAGCGTCTCAAGGAACTCATTCTCCCCACCATCAATGAAATGACGGGCCGCGAAGTGCAGGTCGACCGCATGTCGTACACGCTGTTCCGCACCTTCCCCAGCTTTGGGCTTGTCATTCAGGGATTCGACCTTCCCGATACCGAGTCGCCCGACATACTCGGGGCCGACAACCCGGAGCACGGCTCCATCGCCAGGGTTGGGGAGCTGATACTTGTCGTAGATTTGTTCCCGCTCCTCTCCGGAAACCTGCGGGTTTCCCGGCTTGATGTTAACGATCCGCAGCTCCGCTATGTGGTTTTTGAAGATGGCACGACCAACATCGACAGCCTTCTCGCGCTTTTTGAAGAGGAAGATGAAGCACTTCCACCGGAAGCGCAGGACTCAACCGCGCAAATTGACCTCGAATCCATGCGCATCCGGGGAGCTGAAATCATCTTTCAGGATCTGAGCGAGAACACAGATGTGCGGCTGCACGATCTTGAAGCCGATGTAGTAATCAGCCTTGGGGAGTTTATCACCACCGATGTCGACGCGCGCGTAGGAGGCCTGAGCGTAGTGTTTGGCGGCGATACCTTTCTCACGGACCTGCCCTTCAGCCTGAATCAGCGGTCGGTACTCGATCTTGCAGGAGAGCGCCTCACCATTGAAACCGGAACGCTGAATATCCGCGGGCTTGATCTCGATCTCGAAGGCCTCATCGCTGATTATACCTCAGAAGCCGTGCTTCTCGAGCTTGCCTTTCGTTCTTCCTCCGACGACTTCGGTGCCCTTCTTGAACTCGTGCCCGACAGCTTTCAGGAAGACCTTCGCGGCGTAGAAACCCGCGGCTCCCTTGTGCTTAACGGGCAGATTAGCGGCCGCCTCGGCGAAGATCTCGTGCCCGATTTCGAAATGGTTATAGGGGTCGACGACGGCTTCATCCGCTACCCGGGCGTCGCTTCCGCCATCGAAGACATCAACATAAGGATTGAAGCCCGGAATGAGCGCGTCGTGATTGAGCGCTTCTCAGCCATCGCGGATATCAATAGCCTGTCGGTCAGCGGTTTCATCAATGATCCCCTCGAAGACACAGCCGATTTCGATCTTGCCTTCAACCTTGATCTGGATCTGGGCACCATCCGCAATTTTTACCCGGTTGATGAATTTGAGCTTGAAGGAAAAATGGCCATGAACGGCAACGCAAACGGCTTGCTTGCGGATCCGGAAAACGCCCGCTTCGACGCAAGCCTGCGCCTGGAAAACGGCCTTGTGCGCTACATCGAGCTCGATGAGCCGGTGCGCGACATTAACGTAGTGCTGAATGCGACGCAGGAGCTTGTCACCATCGACTCTTTTGCTGCGCGGGCAGCTGAAAACACCCTGCGCGCAAGCGGCACCATTCGCGAGCCCCTCAACGAAGCGCGCACCCGCTTCGACTTCAACGCCGAGATATTTACCGATCTCGCCTCCATCCCAAAATTCGTCCCGATTGATGAAGACACGCTCAGCATGAGCGGCATCTTCCGTTTTGACGGCTCCGCTTCCGGCCTCCTTGCCGATCCGGAGAACGTCACCCTTACCGGTCAGATGAGCCTGCAGGATGGTGCCATTGCCTATCACCTGTTGCCCAAGCCGCTTGATACGATCGGTTTTGAAGCAAGCCTCACCCGTGATCGCCTGCGCATCGCAAACAGCACCGTCAGTATTGGCGGCAGCAGCTTTAGGGCAAACGGGGACGTTAATGATTTCCTCACCGACACCCCGCGTATCAACCTCACCGTTGCCGGAGAATTTAACCTGGGCGAGCTGCCGGAATTCGTGGACCTGCAGCCGTATCTGAGCGAAATTTCGGGCCGTGCCAATGCCGATATTCAGGTTATAGGGCCACCCATGACGCCCGAAGACCTGACCTTCATCGGGCTTTTCCGGTTAACTGATTTTGCCGCTGCGGGCGACTCGCTTCCTCAGCCGGTCAGCATCCCGAACGCCAATCTCGTGTTCAGTCAGGAGCACGTAGAACTGCGGCGCTTCGAAATGACGATGGGCGCCTCCGACTTTAACTTTACGGGCGAACTGCGCCACTACATGCGTCTGATTGACGACAGCACCCCCGATCTTGCTACCCTCAACGCAACTTTCAAATCCAGCGTCCTCAATGTGGATGAGCTGTGGGAGTGGGAGCCGCTGCCGCCAGACGCAGAACCGGAGCCCTTCCCCGTACACCTCCCGCGACTTGCGATGAACATGGACGTAGAAATCGGGGAGCTGATTTTCCTCGGCGTCCCCATCACGGAAATTGCCGGTCAGGTCAATACCACAGACGCTGAGGTCCGCATTGTGGACGCTGCGGCCAGGGTTTTTGGCGGAACAGCCGAAGGCAATCTGATCTGGGAAGTTCCCGATCCGGAGAATACCAAAATCACCTTTAACGGGGCGCTTCAGGGACTCACAGCCGAAGACTTTTTCAGACAAGTTGAGCCAGCGGGCATGGATGACCTGCACGAGTATTTTTCAGGAACCTTCAGCACTTCCATCGAATACTTCAGCGAAATGGATGTGTTTCTCGATCCGGTCATTCCGACCATGCAGTCGAGTGGAACCTTCTCAATGGAGCGCACGCGCATGCGCAACCATCCGCTGCAGCTGGAAATCGCCAATCTATTGAGGGTTGATGAGCTGCGGGATGTACGCCTCGACGATCTCAATTCGAGCTTTACCATTGAAAACAGCGTCATGACCCTGAGCAACCTGAATCTGACATCAGCTGATATCGGGCTTGAACTCAACGGCACGCAGAACCTTGAAACCGACGCCATCCGCTATGCTGCGGTTGTTGTGCTGCCCGGACGTCTGGGCTCTGTTCTCGAACCGGTTATTACCCGGGACGGCGTTCGTGCGCTTACCCGCGATGATGGGAACATCCCCATCCCGCTTTTGATCCGGGGCACGACCGATTCGCCTCAGGTGCGGCCGGATACCGAAGAAATCACCCGTGCGGTCACCGAATTTCTCCGGGACGCGGCTGGTGATGCGGTCCGAAACACCCTCCGGAATTTGTTTGGAAATTAAGCTAGGCGGGGCCGTCCAAAAGGGGAAAACAGAAAAGAATTATACATGAGCGAATCGAAAAAGGTCAGGAAACTCCTCAAAGAAGCCATTGCGGCCGTGCAGGACGAAATACATGCCGTGCAGCAGCATCCCCGGAGGGATGTGCTCACGGCACCTGAGTTTTTAGAGGACGAGGAAGACTTCACCTACCGCTTTGAAAGCTCGAACCCCTCTTTTGAGCATGTTGACGAGCTCGCGCTCATTTCCGCTGATCCGCCGATTTCCGGCGAAGTTGTGCGAATAGATGAAAAGCACATTGTTATCAAATTTGAAAAACGTCCGGATGAGCCCTTCATTCAGGGTGAGGTAGAATGGGTGAACGACTTCGTGCTGCAGCGTACGCTTGAGCAGCTCGAGTTCCTGAGTGAATCAGGGGATACGGCACAGATTGAGCGCCTGACCGAAATTTTCGGCAGCTCAGCGCTCAGCGGTGAAGCGGAATCAGCCGAAATCCTGCATGATGGCTACCGGAACGAGGCGCAGCAGCAGGCCATCCGAAAAGCGATGGACAACCGCGTGACCTATGTATGGGGTCCGCCCGGTACCGGAAAAACAGCAACGCTCGGTTTTATCGTGGCCAACTACATGAAAGCCGGGAAAAAGGTGCTGTTTGCCTCCAATACCAATCGCGCAGTAGATGTGGGTTTGCTAAGCGTTATGCAGGCCCTGCAGCAGCTTCAGTTTCGGGTTGAGCCCGAACGCATTACCCGCTTCGGAGAGGCCGCGCTTGAAAATGAGCTCCTTGCACAGCTGAGTTTTGATGAACAGCTCGACGCGCGCAGGCGTCAGATTATCGGTCAGACGCTCGACTCAGCGCAGCAGCTCAGGCTGAAAATGCTGGAAGAAATGCGGAGTAAGCTGGAAAAAAGCGGGCGTAAAATGCCTGCGAAGCTTCAGAATGAATACGACATGCTTGCCCTGCAACTGGAAGACAAGCCGGGCGAAAGTGCCGCTGAAGCCGTGGCTTCGGAGCTGGAACAGCTGCGCTACCGTGAGCTGGTACGCAAAAAACTCATCGCAACGACCCT
This genomic stretch from Cyclonatronum proteinivorum harbors:
- a CDS encoding TlpA disulfide reductase family protein; the protein is MPAFAKNFLSNFSLFLFVVSLSAIPCAAATLSEPPDEIRITLQPQKGFGGLMPISGILRPTPESNPWAVSYPQPEAIPEKLRDKEYHVMHMTHDFVQHAWQSYTSGALDSAFVHRALNNWGTNPADLTDQYLNLHTVILVWEDEAGDTFLMHSNQPPYSFENAEIFQVPVFGMSDQESAPLSLPVTFEIFRNGIVQEMESFIRFNIPEDFQMPGFEGVPLFYGYYQHHLGSFEFKGEVWEAALHNNFMSPVFAAESDIVQVRREGEAWSSEIKPGQFADLNGEFWQFTDAAFDGSEILLRQMPAFAELRGTQIGLRALPFEQESVEGELISLDDELGNWVFLDFWGTWCGPCIAEMPYLIEAWRLFEGPGFQFIGIANDSRETLARFSEEWGITWPQLISHGSESNALNELYGIRAWPTTMLIDPEGVIVQQSVRGFSLETRLAAELGFDGERADRLREGEVLVEIPEALISSFLAETNGADSDEALSKTITVEVQGGGLPFQSRIPLYQHNGSWVRGLTTDPERFAETGKDALELRIFINGEAANLPLLQRFEHEEDGVRYRYELR
- a CDS encoding AsmA family protein yields the protein MKLFLKIFGAFIALIAVFLIALSFYLTDERLKELILPTINEMTGREVQVDRMSYTLFRTFPSFGLVIQGFDLPDTESPDILGADNPEHGSIARVGELILVVDLFPLLSGNLRVSRLDVNDPQLRYVVFEDGTTNIDSLLALFEEEDEALPPEAQDSTAQIDLESMRIRGAEIIFQDLSENTDVRLHDLEADVVISLGEFITTDVDARVGGLSVVFGGDTFLTDLPFSLNQRSVLDLAGERLTIETGTLNIRGLDLDLEGLIADYTSEAVLLELAFRSSSDDFGALLELVPDSFQEDLRGVETRGSLVLNGQISGRLGEDLVPDFEMVIGVDDGFIRYPGVASAIEDINIRIEARNERVVIERFSAIADINSLSVSGFINDPLEDTADFDLAFNLDLDLGTIRNFYPVDEFELEGKMAMNGNANGLLADPENARFDASLRLENGLVRYIELDEPVRDINVVLNATQELVTIDSFAARAAENTLRASGTIREPLNEARTRFDFNAEIFTDLASIPKFVPIDEDTLSMSGIFRFDGSASGLLADPENVTLTGQMSLQDGAIAYHLLPKPLDTIGFEASLTRDRLRIANSTVSIGGSSFRANGDVNDFLTDTPRINLTVAGEFNLGELPEFVDLQPYLSEISGRANADIQVIGPPMTPEDLTFIGLFRLTDFAAAGDSLPQPVSIPNANLVFSQEHVELRRFEMTMGASDFNFTGELRHYMRLIDDSTPDLATLNATFKSSVLNVDELWEWEPLPPDAEPEPFPVHLPRLAMNMDVEIGELIFLGVPITEIAGQVNTTDAEVRIVDAAARVFGGTAEGNLIWEVPDPENTKITFNGALQGLTAEDFFRQVEPAGMDDLHEYFSGTFSTSIEYFSEMDVFLDPVIPTMQSSGTFSMERTRMRNHPLQLEIANLLRVDELRDVRLDDLNSSFTIENSVMTLSNLNLTSADIGLELNGTQNLETDAIRYAAVVVLPGRLGSVLEPVITRDGVRALTRDDGNIPIPLLIRGTTDSPQVRPDTEEITRAVTEFLRDAAGDAVRNTLRNLFGN
- a CDS encoding DEAD/DEAH box helicase, coding for MSESKKVRKLLKEAIAAVQDEIHAVQQHPRRDVLTAPEFLEDEEDFTYRFESSNPSFEHVDELALISADPPISGEVVRIDEKHIVIKFEKRPDEPFIQGEVEWVNDFVLQRTLEQLEFLSESGDTAQIERLTEIFGSSALSGEAESAEILHDGYRNEAQQQAIRKAMDNRVTYVWGPPGTGKTATLGFIVANYMKAGKKVLFASNTNRAVDVGLLSVMQALQQLQFRVEPERITRFGEAALENELLAQLSFDEQLDARRRQIIGQTLDSAQQLRLKMLEEMRSKLEKSGRKMPAKLQNEYDMLALQLEDKPGESAAEAVASELEQLRYRELVRKKLIATTLARVCTSDILPTLNFDAVVIDEASMASIPYILVLASRSKAHIVFAGDPMQLPPIATTANRKHRDFLEKDVYTMASEADSMEQLFVWKDQNPGITCFFDTQYRLEDDLAEVISEVFYDGRLKSGKANAIIHAPSQQLTLRDAQQKDKSDVSVHLVNTTRYGPWIDTPKSEYGFRPVNQVHRDLVMELVKRLVQKEQLHPSQIGIIVPFRSVVWDYRRELYSSNFSGVEVGTIHTFQGREKEAILFDLVMSGAGETQPRRHFTVRPFDETKNGLSVPRLLNVAFSRAKKHMVVLADMDHVRRVYHGKFLGNLLHKLRVNKITGKKR